One genomic segment of Fischerella sp. PCC 9605 includes these proteins:
- the corA gene encoding magnesium/cobalt transporter CorA — MAKKNRHQPSAVTKPDTDDFYHQPGTIPGTIIIDADAPPSTIVLIDYNQTDAIHKQVETPEECAPYLDTESVSWVDVSGLGSEDILQRLGQVFDLHPLVLEDIVNVPERPKVEDYEDQLVIIARMVMPKKKKNHGFHSEQVSLVLGKYYLLTVQEEPKRDCFESVRSRIFKNKGVIRKQGADYLAYTLLDAIIDGFFPVLENYGEWIEDLEEEVIMKPTRRTLKKIYRVRRDLLQLRRAIWPQRNAINSLIQDRSEIISEEVRIYLRDCYDHAVQVMDMVENYREIASSLMDMYLSSLGNKTNEVMKLLTVVSSIFIPLTFIAGIYGMNFNTEKSPYNMPELNWYWGYPVCLALMAIIAISLLFIFWRSGWMTNDSIVDNSKNSSNSK, encoded by the coding sequence ATGGCTAAAAAAAATCGTCACCAACCTTCAGCAGTAACTAAGCCAGATACAGACGACTTCTATCACCAACCTGGAACTATACCGGGAACCATTATCATTGATGCAGATGCGCCACCGTCAACAATAGTGTTAATCGACTATAACCAAACTGATGCCATCCACAAGCAAGTAGAAACCCCAGAAGAGTGTGCTCCTTATCTAGATACTGAGTCGGTAAGTTGGGTCGATGTAAGTGGTTTAGGTAGTGAAGATATTTTGCAAAGATTGGGTCAGGTTTTTGATTTACATCCTTTGGTGTTAGAAGACATAGTTAATGTGCCGGAACGTCCAAAGGTAGAGGATTATGAAGACCAATTAGTTATTATTGCGCGGATGGTGATGCCAAAGAAGAAAAAAAATCATGGCTTTCATAGCGAGCAAGTAAGTTTAGTGTTGGGAAAATATTACTTGCTGACAGTTCAGGAGGAACCAAAACGGGATTGCTTTGAATCAGTGCGATCGCGCATTTTTAAAAATAAAGGTGTCATCCGCAAACAAGGAGCCGATTATTTAGCTTACACTCTCTTAGATGCAATTATTGATGGCTTTTTTCCTGTCTTAGAAAATTATGGTGAGTGGATTGAAGATTTAGAGGAAGAAGTCATCATGAAGCCTACTCGTAGAACGCTCAAAAAAATATATAGAGTTAGGCGAGATTTACTGCAACTGCGTCGCGCTATTTGGCCTCAACGTAATGCAATTAATTCCTTAATTCAAGACCGTAGTGAAATAATCAGTGAGGAGGTAAGAATCTATTTGCGAGACTGTTACGATCATGCCGTGCAAGTGATGGATATGGTGGAAAATTATCGGGAAATTGCATCTAGTTTAATGGATATGTATCTCTCATCTTTAGGTAACAAAACAAATGAAGTTATGAAACTGCTAACAGTAGTTTCATCAATATTTATTCCCTTGACTTTTATTGCTGGTATATACGGGATGAACTTTAATACAGAGAAATCACCATATAATATGCCTGAGTTGAATTGGTATTGGGGTTATCCTGTTTGTTTGGCTTTGATGGCAATAATTGCTATTAGCTTGTTATTCATTTTTTGGCGAAGCGGGTGGATGACAAATGATTCAATCGTTGACAATAGTAAAAATTCTAGCAATTCTAAATGA
- a CDS encoding NAD(P)H-quinone oxidoreductase subunit F encodes MAQFLLETVWLVPLYALIGGLSAVPWSPGIIWRTGPRPAGYVNLIMTFIAFVHAALAFPAIWNQPAYQVSIPWLSTAGLNLSIDLEISSISVGAMVVIAGLNLLAQIYAIGYMEMDWGWGRFYSLLGMFEAGLCALALCNNLFFSYVILEVLTLGTYLLVGLWFSQPLVVTGARDAFLTKRVGDLFLLMGVLAIWPLAGTWNYTELAEWAATANVNPTLMALVGLALVAGPMGKCAQFPLHLWLDEAMEGPIPSTILRNSVVVASGAWVLIKLQPVFSLSPIVSSAMIGIGAVTAVGASLIAIAQVDIKRCLSYSVSAYMGLVFIAVGTQQDEAALLLVLTHALSAALLVMSTGAVVWNSITQNVTQLGGLWSRRPVSGLTYVVGTLGLIGFPPLGSFWALLKLADGLWATKPWLVGIVIAVNALTAFSLTREFCQIFGGKPKQMSERSPEVSWQMALPMIILMGFTLHLPLILQSLSLLPSWADLNKDVALLLVWSSIFGCSISGVIYLGNVPKPIRLPWKGLQDLIAYDFYTPKLYRMSIVLSVDLISKLADIVDRFVVDGIVNLVGLASIGGGEGLKYSTSGQTQFYAFTVLLGVGVLGIFVTWQYWGNQVLEMMF; translated from the coding sequence ATGGCTCAGTTCTTGCTTGAGACCGTTTGGTTAGTACCTTTATATGCCTTGATCGGCGGGCTTTCAGCGGTTCCTTGGTCGCCGGGAATTATTTGGCGCACGGGGCCAAGACCGGCGGGTTATGTCAATTTAATCATGACATTTATTGCATTTGTTCATGCGGCTTTGGCATTTCCAGCGATTTGGAATCAGCCCGCCTATCAGGTATCTATACCTTGGTTGAGTACTGCCGGTTTAAACCTTTCCATTGATTTAGAAATCTCTTCAATCAGTGTTGGCGCAATGGTTGTGATTGCAGGCTTAAATTTGCTAGCACAGATTTACGCCATTGGCTACATGGAGATGGACTGGGGTTGGGGACGCTTCTATTCTCTGTTGGGAATGTTTGAAGCTGGATTGTGTGCCCTTGCCCTGTGCAATAACTTATTCTTCAGCTATGTAATTTTGGAAGTCCTGACTCTGGGAACCTACTTGTTAGTTGGGTTGTGGTTCAGCCAACCTTTGGTAGTTACGGGTGCTAGAGATGCATTCTTAACTAAACGGGTAGGAGACTTATTTCTGCTGATGGGTGTGTTGGCAATATGGCCTCTAGCAGGAACTTGGAATTATACGGAATTAGCAGAGTGGGCAGCTACTGCTAACGTCAACCCGACACTGATGGCACTGGTAGGTTTGGCGCTAGTTGCAGGGCCGATGGGTAAGTGCGCCCAGTTTCCTCTGCATTTGTGGTTGGATGAAGCAATGGAAGGGCCCATTCCCAGCACAATTTTGCGTAACTCAGTAGTAGTTGCCAGTGGTGCTTGGGTGTTAATTAAATTGCAACCTGTTTTCAGCCTCTCGCCCATAGTTTCCTCTGCAATGATAGGTATTGGTGCGGTGACTGCGGTGGGTGCTTCCTTAATTGCGATCGCCCAAGTTGATATTAAACGCTGCTTATCTTATTCTGTTAGTGCTTACATGGGTTTGGTGTTCATCGCCGTAGGTACGCAGCAAGACGAAGCAGCACTGTTATTGGTACTCACCCACGCTTTGAGTGCAGCGCTGTTGGTGATGAGTACTGGTGCCGTTGTTTGGAACAGCATTACCCAAAACGTCACGCAGTTAGGCGGACTTTGGTCACGCCGTCCGGTATCGGGACTCACCTATGTGGTTGGTACTTTGGGGTTAATTGGTTTTCCGCCTTTGGGTAGTTTTTGGGCATTGTTGAAACTGGCGGATGGACTGTGGGCAACTAAACCTTGGCTGGTAGGAATAGTAATCGCGGTAAACGCTTTGACAGCTTTTAGTTTAACGAGGGAATTCTGTCAAATCTTTGGTGGCAAACCCAAGCAAATGAGTGAGCGATCGCCCGAAGTTAGTTGGCAAATGGCGCTACCCATGATAATTCTGATGGGCTTTACCCTTCATCTTCCCTTAATTTTGCAAAGTTTATCACTTCTACCCAGTTGGGCAGATCTAAATAAAGATGTCGCACTACTTCTAGTTTGGTCGAGTATTTTTGGTTGCAGCATCAGTGGCGTAATTTATCTGGGCAATGTGCCAAAACCGATTCGCCTCCCCTGGAAAGGTTTACAAGATTTGATTGCCTACGACTTTTACACCCCCAAACTTTATCGGATGAGTATTGTTTTGAGTGTTGACCTTATTTCTAAACTAGCCGATATTGTTGACCGCTTCGTAGTCGATGGCATTGTTAATCTGGTTGGTTTAGCTTCTATCGGTGGTGGCGAAGGTCTTAAGTACAGCACCTCCGGACAAACCCAGTTTTATGCTTTTACCGTATTGCTAGGAGTAGGTGTTTTAGGAATATTTGTTACGTGGCAATACTGGGGAAATCAGGTTTTAGAAATGATGTTTTAA
- a CDS encoding NADH-quinone oxidoreductase subunit M, with product MLSVLIWLPIFGAAIIALLPGTIPANRVRLGALFCSGIVLLWNLFLLLKFDINNPGMQLQEYLPWIETLGLSYQLGVDGISILLLVLNSLLTWIAIYSSSRQTERPRLFYSLILFVSGGVAGAFLAENLLLFFLFYELELIPFYLLISIWGGEKRGYAGIKFLIYTAVSGALILATFLGIVWLTGSSSFNYDALSTQALSTTLQIILLAGILLGFGIKIPLIPLHTWLPDAYVEASAPIAILLGGVLAKLGTYGVLRFGMALFPEAWSILAPTLAIWGAVSAMYGAVTAIAQKDIKRMVAYSSIGHMGYILLAAAASTPLALVGAVAQMVSHGIILAILFHLVGVVEAKVGTRELDVLNGLMSPIRGLPLTSALLVLGGMASAGIPGMTGFIAEFIVFQGSFSVFPIPTLLCVVATGLTAVYFVILLNRTCFGKLDNNLAYYPRVQWHEKMPALILAGLILFLGVQPTWLVRWAEPTTTAMVAAVPPLEKTVTPQLALKE from the coding sequence ATGTTAAGCGTTTTAATTTGGCTGCCAATTTTTGGGGCTGCGATTATAGCATTATTACCTGGAACTATTCCTGCCAATCGTGTTCGTTTAGGAGCATTATTTTGTTCTGGAATAGTTCTGCTGTGGAATCTTTTTCTCTTACTTAAATTTGACATCAACAATCCAGGAATGCAATTACAAGAGTATTTACCCTGGATTGAAACCCTTGGTTTGAGTTATCAGCTAGGAGTCGATGGAATTTCTATTTTGTTGCTGGTTTTAAATAGTCTGCTCACTTGGATTGCTATTTACAGCAGCAGTCGGCAAACTGAACGCCCTCGGCTTTTCTATTCCTTGATTTTATTTGTTAGTGGAGGGGTTGCCGGTGCTTTTTTAGCAGAGAATTTACTGCTTTTCTTCCTGTTTTACGAACTAGAATTAATACCCTTTTATTTGCTAATTAGCATTTGGGGTGGTGAAAAACGAGGCTATGCTGGGATCAAATTCCTGATTTATACTGCTGTTTCAGGAGCTTTAATTCTAGCTACCTTCTTGGGCATTGTCTGGTTGACTGGTTCCTCCAGCTTTAATTACGATGCGCTTTCTACCCAAGCCCTTTCTACAACATTACAAATCATCCTGCTAGCAGGAATCTTACTAGGTTTTGGTATCAAAATTCCCTTAATTCCCTTGCATACGTGGTTGCCAGATGCTTACGTAGAAGCTTCCGCCCCTATTGCTATTCTTCTTGGTGGGGTGCTGGCGAAGTTGGGCACATACGGAGTTTTGCGGTTTGGGATGGCGTTATTTCCCGAAGCTTGGAGTATTCTGGCGCCAACTTTAGCAATTTGGGGTGCAGTTAGTGCAATGTATGGTGCAGTAACAGCGATCGCTCAAAAAGACATCAAGCGGATGGTGGCATACAGTTCTATCGGTCACATGGGCTACATCCTCCTAGCTGCTGCTGCTAGTACACCCCTCGCCCTCGTCGGCGCAGTTGCCCAAATGGTTAGCCACGGTATTATCCTTGCTATTCTCTTCCACTTAGTAGGAGTCGTAGAAGCCAAGGTAGGAACCCGCGAGTTGGATGTCCTCAACGGTTTAATGAGTCCCATACGCGGTTTACCCCTGACTAGCGCCCTACTTGTTTTAGGCGGCATGGCTAGCGCGGGTATTCCCGGTATGACAGGGTTCATCGCTGAATTTATCGTCTTCCAAGGCAGTTTCTCCGTCTTTCCCATCCCCACTCTATTATGTGTAGTGGCGACTGGTTTAACCGCTGTCTACTTCGTTATCTTGCTTAACCGCACCTGTTTTGGCAAACTCGACAACAATCTTGCCTACTATCCGCGAGTGCAATGGCATGAAAAAATGCCAGCCCTGATCTTAGCAGGCTTAATCTTGTTCTTAGGAGTACAACCCACCTGGTTGGTGCGTTGGGCTGAACCAACAACAACGGCGATGGTTGCAGCAGTTCCTCCTTTGGAAAAAACTGTCACTCCTCAACTAGCCCTCAAAGAATGA
- a CDS encoding CO2 hydration protein, with product MIQTADKLTTKLPPSTHEFAEVIHRLEAGGSMLPDTPENLMQIIGIYKAYAVPMDFYWRDLLYIAEQVFLDPFPFFKYFISKEYLERHNHYAGDDADLRIWRGEATAHPELLAFMEKGETFKMPKLFHHWFHDRINMEFAEACMRAMLWHRHMYAPVNQFDAYLDSEEYKANADRAIKAYFKGNPLMLGLYKLFPDMFLEQCRQMSYYANLGLFWEVMAPVFFEMSDIYDEGGFKGVPDAMNFLVNGIFAIAGRPIYHHVYIRGECYEIIPKSKGFTWLYEAALPYVEAVFYRTAPFRGTKSYNAQARQVPDRQEDFHYGILYADVFPVGTAGIPPTLLMQDMLHFLPQYLVDYYKQYCRGEDDMLIQLGISFQRSMYNVTSAVIQALRTALLYPLDDPNPKHLQANREFFEAQLNRFCRPEYDMRDAARLRQIQRQDYR from the coding sequence ATGATACAAACCGCAGATAAACTTACAACTAAATTACCGCCTTCTACTCATGAATTTGCAGAAGTAATTCACCGCTTAGAAGCAGGCGGTTCAATGTTACCGGATACGCCAGAAAATTTGATGCAAATTATCGGCATTTATAAAGCTTATGCAGTGCCGATGGATTTCTACTGGCGCGATTTGCTTTATATTGCCGAACAGGTTTTTTTAGATCCATTTCCCTTTTTTAAATATTTCATTTCTAAAGAGTATTTAGAGCGGCATAATCATTATGCTGGTGATGACGCCGATTTACGAATTTGGCGCGGTGAAGCGACTGCCCATCCGGAACTGTTGGCATTTATGGAAAAGGGCGAAACTTTCAAAATGCCAAAGTTGTTCCATCACTGGTTTCACGATCGCATCAATATGGAGTTTGCCGAAGCTTGTATGCGGGCGATGCTTTGGCATCGACATATGTACGCACCAGTGAACCAATTTGACGCTTATCTGGATAGTGAAGAGTACAAAGCAAATGCCGATCGGGCAATTAAGGCATACTTCAAAGGTAATCCCTTAATGCTGGGACTTTACAAACTGTTTCCAGATATGTTTTTGGAACAGTGCCGCCAGATGTCTTACTACGCTAATCTCGGTTTGTTCTGGGAAGTCATGGCGCCGGTTTTCTTTGAAATGTCAGACATCTATGACGAAGGCGGATTTAAAGGCGTCCCCGATGCCATGAATTTTTTGGTGAATGGAATTTTTGCGATCGCCGGTCGTCCCATTTACCATCATGTTTATATTCGTGGGGAATGCTACGAAATTATCCCCAAATCTAAGGGTTTCACCTGGCTTTACGAAGCGGCATTGCCCTACGTAGAAGCTGTTTTCTATCGTACTGCTCCTTTCCGGGGTACAAAGTCTTACAATGCTCAAGCGAGGCAAGTTCCCGATCGGCAAGAAGATTTCCACTACGGTATTTTATATGCAGACGTATTTCCTGTTGGGACTGCGGGCATCCCACCAACACTTTTGATGCAAGATATGTTGCATTTCTTGCCTCAATATCTTGTAGATTATTACAAGCAATATTGCCGGGGTGAAGATGATATGTTGATTCAGTTGGGAATTAGTTTCCAACGCTCAATGTACAATGTCACTTCTGCGGTAATTCAAGCTTTGCGAACTGCGCTTTTATATCCATTAGACGATCCAAATCCCAAGCATTTACAAGCTAATCGGGAATTTTTTGAAGCGCAGTTAAATCGTTTTTGTCGCCCTGAATATGATATGCGTGATGCTGCTCGTCTGCGACAAATTCAGAGGCAGGATTATAGATGA
- the petJ gene encoding cytochrome c6 PetJ, which translates to MKKILSVLLLGMTILTLAFNRPALAADVASGAKVFGSNCAACHTAGKNLVQADKNLKKEALDKYGMYSMEAIIAQVTNGKNAMPAFKGRLKPEQIEDVAAYVLEQADKGWK; encoded by the coding sequence ATGAAAAAGATTTTGTCAGTATTATTGCTTGGCATGACCATCTTAACCCTTGCCTTCAATCGCCCTGCTTTAGCAGCAGATGTTGCTAGTGGTGCCAAAGTTTTTGGTAGCAATTGTGCTGCTTGTCACACTGCTGGTAAGAACCTAGTTCAAGCAGATAAAAACTTGAAAAAAGAAGCCTTGGACAAGTACGGGATGTACTCAATGGAGGCAATTATTGCTCAAGTGACAAATGGCAAAAATGCTATGCCTGCTTTTAAAGGTCGTTTAAAACCAGAACAGATTGAGGATGTAGCAGCCTACGTGCTAGAACAAGCTGATAAAGGTTGGAAATAA
- a CDS encoding GNAT family N-acetyltransferase yields MTSRSDLILRLAEPSDCSALFDLVQALAEYEKLSHAVTGNPSALKEHLFGSPKYAEAILAEYTGQAVGFALFFHNYSTFLTKPGIYLEDIFVLSEYRRKGVGKALLTKLAQIAVERDCGRLEWSVLDWNEPAQTFYRRMGASILPDWRICRVTGEALIELGRWGE; encoded by the coding sequence ATGACTTCGCGTAGCGATTTAATATTGCGACTGGCCGAACCAAGTGATTGCAGTGCGCTGTTTGACTTAGTTCAAGCGCTAGCAGAATACGAAAAGTTATCTCATGCTGTCACTGGCAACCCTTCGGCCTTAAAGGAGCATTTATTTGGCTCCCCTAAATATGCTGAAGCAATACTAGCAGAATATACAGGGCAAGCTGTAGGTTTTGCCCTATTTTTTCATAATTATTCAACATTCCTCACAAAACCAGGAATATATCTTGAAGATATATTTGTATTATCAGAATATCGGCGCAAAGGTGTTGGCAAAGCTTTGTTGACTAAACTTGCTCAGATAGCAGTAGAGAGAGATTGCGGACGTTTAGAGTGGAGTGTCTTGGATTGGAACGAGCCAGCCCAAACATTTTATCGCCGTATGGGAGCATCAATTTTACCGGATTGGCGAATTTGTCGCGTCACGGGAGAGGCGTTGATTGAGTTGGGGAGATGGGGAGAGTAG
- a CDS encoding RpoD/SigA family RNA polymerase sigma factor — MYETKQQSLQEAMNIAELGTMEIIENAAENEEQILDGLDAVVDEETPIVENLEIDGRDGDAMAAARPSGYNKTEYDDAVGAFFKEMARYPLLKPDEEVELARRVRFLEEVNEIQASLRDNLGYQPTKANVAEHLEITEKQLENRLYQGRVAKRKMIRSNLRLVVSIAKRYLNRGVPFLDLIQEGAMGLNRATEKFDPDKGYKFSTYAYWWIRQAITRAIANDARTIRLPIHIVEKLNKLKKAQRELKQKLGRNPNEIEMAECLEIPPQQLRQLQQLRRQALSLNHRVGKEEDTELMDLLEDDDNLSPEAKMNESMMRQEIWEVLGDVLTPREKDVISLRYGLTTSEPCTLEEVGNMFNLSRERVRQIQSKAMRKLRRPHIAKRLKGWLV, encoded by the coding sequence ATGTATGAAACCAAGCAACAATCCCTACAAGAAGCTATGAATATTGCTGAATTGGGAACAATGGAAATAATAGAAAATGCTGCTGAAAATGAAGAACAAATTCTTGATGGTTTAGACGCAGTAGTAGATGAAGAAACCCCAATTGTAGAAAATCTGGAAATAGATGGACGCGATGGGGATGCAATGGCAGCAGCACGACCTTCGGGATACAACAAAACCGAATATGATGATGCTGTGGGCGCGTTTTTTAAAGAGATGGCGCGTTACCCTTTGCTTAAACCAGATGAAGAAGTAGAATTAGCGCGGCGAGTGCGATTTTTAGAGGAAGTAAATGAAATACAAGCTTCCTTACGAGACAATCTAGGATATCAACCTACCAAAGCAAATGTCGCAGAACATTTAGAAATAACAGAAAAGCAGTTAGAAAATCGTTTGTATCAAGGCAGGGTAGCGAAACGCAAAATGATTCGTTCTAACCTACGCCTTGTAGTATCAATAGCCAAACGATATCTAAATCGTGGAGTGCCTTTTCTAGATTTAATCCAAGAAGGGGCAATGGGTTTAAATCGTGCCACAGAAAAGTTCGATCCAGATAAAGGATATAAGTTTTCTACATACGCTTATTGGTGGATTAGACAAGCTATTACAAGGGCGATCGCTAACGATGCACGCACAATTCGCTTGCCCATCCATATTGTTGAAAAACTTAACAAACTTAAGAAAGCACAACGAGAACTCAAACAAAAGCTAGGACGCAATCCCAACGAAATAGAAATGGCGGAATGTTTAGAAATTCCGCCACAACAATTACGTCAACTGCAACAACTACGACGTCAAGCTTTATCCCTCAATCACCGTGTTGGTAAAGAAGAAGATACGGAATTGATGGATTTGCTAGAAGACGACGATAACCTATCTCCAGAGGCAAAAATGAATGAAAGCATGATGCGCCAGGAGATTTGGGAAGTACTGGGCGATGTACTTACCCCAAGGGAGAAAGATGTAATTTCACTGCGATATGGATTGACAACCAGCGAACCCTGTACTCTGGAAGAAGTTGGCAACATGTTCAATCTTTCCCGCGAGCGAGTACGACAGATTCAAAGTAAAGCCATGCGAAAACTGCGGCGTCCCCACATAGCTAAACGCTTAAAGGGTTGGCTAGTTTAA
- the priA gene encoding primosomal protein N' encodes MYINDLSLPPLVVAQAGESYNHNTNENRWIEVLVDCPGIAKEAVTEPEEGEKEEKLYTYRLPAGLEVKLGDILSVPFGRQLVGGIAIRLLAQPPANLAPAEIRDVEDVIHPKFFRESYWQLLERVSQYYYTPLIQVIRTALPPGLLGRSQTRLRLKPENIPSGANEFVGLAAREILKILQSQGSGDYSFKFMRRQIKGFDRGKKQLLQRGWVETYIEMPRYSRPQTKPVVTLIVSIPPIDLNKRQREILEVLRRHGGELWLSEFLQICNTTTPTLRRLEEKGCIVIEEREILRSDRGPTVTADQPKSLSLAQSQALSTIKELDGYATVLLHGVTGSGKTEVYLQAIAPLLAQGKSALVLVPEIGLTPQLTDRFRARFGNKVSVYHSALSTGERYDTWRQMLAGEPQVVIGTRSAVFAPLPNLGLIILDEEHDSSFKQDSPIPTYHARTVAQWRAELENCPLVLGSATPSLESWISVRISDTKTDRHGDAEKFSVTASPRPRHVLQRGEPPQRSGSRVPVSSHYLSLPERIHSRPLPPVEVVDMRQELQQGNRSIFSRSLQEALQQLKQRGQQGILFIHRRGHSTFVSCRSCGFVLECPHCDVSLAYHHTEEGAPQMLRCHYCNYARSHPKNCPECSSPYLKFFGSGTQRVAQELAKQFPELRLIRFDSDTTRTKGAHRTLLTQFANGEADLLVGTQMLTKGLDLPQVTLVGVVAADGLLHLSDYRASERAFQTLTQVAGRAGRGEDPGKVIVQTYTPEHPVIEAVQNHDYQSFTDAELEQRQALNYPPHGRLILLRLSSLDPMEVENTAQAIATALSQQEGLDILGPAPASILRVANRYRWQIMLKFAPDALPQLPDWEQVHQLCPKSVSLTIDVDPINMM; translated from the coding sequence ATGTATATTAATGACCTAAGTTTACCTCCTTTGGTCGTTGCCCAAGCCGGAGAATCGTATAACCATAACACGAATGAAAATCGGTGGATTGAAGTCCTAGTAGACTGTCCAGGAATTGCAAAAGAAGCTGTAACAGAACCAGAAGAAGGAGAAAAGGAAGAAAAACTATATACCTATCGATTGCCAGCAGGGTTAGAAGTAAAACTAGGGGATATTTTAAGTGTGCCATTTGGCAGGCAACTAGTGGGAGGAATAGCTATTCGTTTGCTGGCTCAACCCCCTGCTAATCTTGCACCCGCAGAAATTAGGGATGTAGAAGATGTTATCCATCCGAAATTTTTTCGAGAAAGCTACTGGCAATTACTAGAAAGGGTGTCGCAGTACTATTACACTCCCCTAATCCAAGTCATTCGCACTGCTTTACCACCAGGGTTGTTAGGGCGATCGCAGACGAGACTGCGCCTCAAACCAGAAAATATTCCCAGCGGTGCGAATGAATTTGTTGGTTTAGCAGCCCGCGAAATTCTCAAAATCCTCCAGTCTCAGGGTAGCGGAGACTATAGCTTTAAATTCATGAGACGCCAGATCAAAGGGTTTGATCGGGGCAAGAAGCAATTACTCCAACGCGGTTGGGTGGAAACTTATATAGAAATGCCCAGATATTCCCGCCCCCAGACTAAACCAGTAGTAACGTTAATTGTCAGCATACCGCCCATCGATCTCAATAAACGTCAACGAGAAATTTTGGAAGTGCTAAGGCGTCATGGTGGTGAGTTGTGGCTTTCGGAGTTCCTGCAAATTTGCAACACAACTACCCCTACCTTAAGGAGGCTAGAGGAGAAGGGCTGTATTGTCATTGAAGAACGGGAAATCTTACGAAGTGATCGCGGCCCAACAGTAACAGCAGATCAACCAAAATCTTTAAGCCTCGCCCAGTCTCAGGCATTGTCTACGATCAAGGAACTAGATGGATATGCCACAGTACTGCTGCATGGCGTCACTGGTTCCGGGAAGACAGAAGTTTATTTACAAGCGATCGCTCCTTTACTAGCGCAAGGTAAATCCGCCCTCGTCTTAGTGCCGGAAATTGGGCTTACACCCCAGCTAACCGATCGTTTCCGCGCCCGGTTTGGCAACAAAGTTAGTGTTTACCACAGCGCCCTCTCAACGGGAGAACGTTACGACACCTGGCGGCAAATGCTTGCAGGGGAACCTCAAGTAGTGATCGGGACGCGCAGCGCTGTTTTCGCTCCTTTGCCCAATTTGGGTTTAATTATATTAGATGAAGAACACGATAGCAGCTTTAAACAAGATTCTCCCATTCCCACCTACCACGCTCGTACTGTTGCTCAGTGGCGGGCAGAATTAGAAAATTGTCCCTTAGTGTTGGGTTCAGCGACGCCATCGTTGGAAAGTTGGATAAGCGTCAGGATCAGTGACACAAAGACTGACAGACACGGTGACGCGGAGAAATTTTCTGTCACCGCGTCACCGCGTCCACGCCACGTGCTACAACGGGGGGAACCCCCGCAACGCAGTGGCTCCCGTGTCCCCGTGTCATCTCACTACCTCTCCCTCCCCGAACGCATCCACTCCCGCCCTTTACCACCAGTAGAAGTGGTGGATATGCGGCAAGAGTTGCAGCAGGGAAACCGTTCTATATTTAGTAGATCTCTACAAGAAGCTTTGCAACAATTGAAACAACGGGGTCAGCAGGGAATTTTATTTATCCATCGACGCGGACACAGTACTTTTGTGTCTTGCCGCAGTTGTGGATTTGTACTAGAGTGCCCACACTGTGATGTATCGCTAGCGTACCACCACACTGAAGAAGGAGCGCCGCAAATGTTGCGCTGTCATTACTGCAATTATGCGCGATCGCATCCCAAAAATTGCCCCGAATGCAGTTCTCCTTACTTAAAATTCTTTGGTAGCGGTACGCAACGAGTCGCACAGGAGTTAGCAAAGCAATTTCCCGAATTGCGTCTTATCCGTTTTGATAGCGATACCACCCGCACCAAAGGAGCGCACCGTACCCTGCTTACCCAATTTGCCAACGGCGAAGCAGATTTATTAGTGGGTACGCAAATGCTCACCAAGGGATTGGATCTACCACAGGTGACACTTGTAGGAGTTGTCGCCGCCGATGGTTTGTTGCATTTATCTGATTATCGTGCCAGTGAACGAGCGTTTCAAACCCTAACTCAGGTAGCTGGACGTGCTGGTAGAGGTGAAGATCCAGGGAAGGTGATTGTGCAAACTTATACCCCAGAGCATCCGGTGATAGAAGCGGTACAAAATCATGATTATCAATCTTTCACCGATGCAGAATTAGAACAACGGCAAGCGCTGAATTATCCTCCCCACGGCAGGTTGATTTTATTGCGGCTGAGCAGTTTAGATCCGATGGAAGTAGAGAATACAGCCCAGGCGATCGCAACAGCTTTGTCGCAACAGGAAGGCTTAGATATATTGGGCCCTGCACCAGCTAGTATTTTACGGGTAGCAAATCGTTATCGCTGGCAAATCATGCTGAAATTTGCCCCCGATGCATTGCCGCAGTTACCAGACTGGGAACAAGTGCATCAACTTTGTCCGAAGTCTGTGAGTTTGACTATAGATGTAGACCCTATAAATATGATGTAA